Within Winogradskyella helgolandensis, the genomic segment CAATCAATCTGCTTTCGATATAAAAGCTCCTATAGCGGAACCAATATTACCTCAATTTGTTTGTAAAGCTGATGGGACTACAGGTATAACTTTTAGTGTCATTGCTGGTATAGATGATGGTTCTGGAGGGATTACAGATCCACCTGCGGGAGATGCTGATTTAGAGTTAAAGTATAAATGGAGAAAGTACAACTCAGAAATTAGTGGTGAAACAAGTGAGAATTTTACTATTGGAGGAGTAGCATCGGACGATTTAGCCACTTATAAAGTAGAAATTTCTAATAAAAATGGTGGCACAATTATTTTGCCAGTTACCCTAAGTGAAGGTGGTACGCCTTATTATTGGAATGGAACAGCTTGGAGTTCTCCTTATGGAGCAGTAGTAGAAAAAGAAAGAGGTCTAGTTTATACAGGTGAATATGCTATAACCGGTAATTTAGTGGGCTGTGATTGTAAAGTAACTTCAGGTGCTAACGTTGTGATGCCTAAAGGGTCAAAGATGGTGCTTTACAATGAATTAACTGTAGAGCCGGAAATCGCAGAAGTAAAACTATTAGACGAGTTTGGTAATACAGTACAAGATGAAGAAGGTGATGATATAATCCTTGTGAGTCATGTTCCTGAAGCAACCTTTACCTTAGAAGACAATGCAAGTTTAGTACAGATTAATGATGTTGTAAATAGTGGTGAAATAAAAGTAAAACGAACATTAGATAATGCTGAAGTAAATCAATATGATTATGTGTATTGGGCATCTCCAGTAGCAGCTTTTAATATCTCAGGAATTTCTAACACACCAACATACCAATGGGATGTAAATGCCGTAAGTAATGATTCAGGTGTAGGTAACTGGGTGTCTGCAGCTAATGCTACAATGACTCCAGGAGAAGGTTATATTGTTAGAGTTTCTAATAGTCAATTAAGTGGTTTCACAACCGAATTTTTTGGAGAGCCAAATAATGGACCTTTTACAATTGGTGTTGAAAAATCGTCTGCTTATTTAACTATGGATTATAATGATAGTAGTTGGAATTTAATAGGTAATCCTTACCCTTCAGCGATAGATGCGGAAACCTTTTTAACTGCTAATACAAATCTTGAAGGCCGTGTAGATATATGGACGCATGATACAGGTCTGTTTGATGTTACAGGAGCATCCGATGCATTTTACGATGATTTTGGAGTGAATTATGGGAACCAATATATAACTTTCAATAGTACAGGAACTTCAACACCAGATCCATCTAATACTTTTAATGGGAAAATTGCTTCAGGGCAAGCCTTTTTTGTAAGAGTTGATGATGACGCACTAGATACTGAGGATTCTGTGAATTTCACCAATGCAATGCGTCATAATAATATAGTTGCTCATGATAACAATCAATTTCACAGAAGCACTTCAGAAGAAACTATAGCTCTAGAAAAGCAATTAGTTTGGCTTAGTTTAGCTAATGAAAACGATCAGGCAATTAGTACATTAGTAGGTTATGCAAATGGAGCCACAGAAGGAAAAGATAGACTTTACGATGCCTATACTAATAATGAAGGCTTCAATTTATACTCTTTAATTACAGAAGACGAAAAATTAGTGATTCAAGGCCTTCCATTACCATTTGTAGATACCAACACCGTGCCTTTAGGTATTGAATTAAATGCAAGTGGAATTTACAAAATTGCCATTGGTAAAGTAGAAGGAAGTTTATTTGTAGATCAAGAACAAGATATATATTTAGAAGATACGTATACAAACGTTATTCACGATTTAAGAACATCACCTTACAGTTTTACAGGTGAAGCCGGTGAGTTTAATGATCGTTTTATCTTAAGATATACGCCATCTTCAACGCTTTCAATTTCTGAAGTTTCTGTAGCAGATACCTTTGCGTATATTAGTAATGCAACCTTGCATCTTAAATCGTCTAACCTTATTGAATCGGCAACGGTATACGATATGAATGGTAAACAAATCACCAATTATAACGTAGATAATCGTGATAATTCTTTTGATACAGAATTTAGATTCTCTAAAGGTATCTATATTGTGTCTATTACGTTAGATAATGGTACTGTAGTCACAAAAAAACTAATAAACTAAACCCTTTTATTTAAATACCTCCCTAGGTTTAAGTAGCATATTAAACATTTTATTAAAACAAACAGAATCTCTAAATAGTTTAGAGACAGGACTTTTATTTTTAAACCTTAACGTATGAACTTAAAAATTACTTTTAATTTAAAACCGCTTAACACACTCAAAATGACTGTTTTTGCGCTTTTTTTAACAGCTTCGGCCAATATCTTTGGCCAAACTGTTACTGAGGCTTTTCCCTCAAGAATAACTACCAACTCTAAAATTACGGTCTTAGGAACCGATTTTACAGAGAGCACTTCTATTAGTATCAATGGTATCAACATCAATAGCAGTAGTATTACATTATTAAGTGATACTGAATTGTTATTCGCTATTTCACATACAGGAACTTCAGATGTTTCTGGTGAACTTGTAGTTGGTGGTGTATCTACAGGAATTAATATAGATTATATTAGTCCTACTCACAAAACTCTCAAAAATGGTGAATCGAGTAACGTTACTAAAATTACCGAAATATTTACAACGTATAATGGGTTTTGGAGGTCGTCACAATGGAAAGCAGACCCTACTAATAACAGTTTAAAACCTAATACGAGTCACGATTTATTGGCGTTTACCTATAATGGAGTTACCTATTCTACTGGTGTAGATGATCAGGTTCTTACAGATAATGGAGTGACGTTTAGCACACAACTATTTTATGCGTATACAACTAATGGTGTTGATGGAACCACTTACGGATCTAACTATTTAGCTATGGCGGATTTAATAGATGGAGAAGTTAATGAAGGATCTGTTATTACTTCTGAAGAAATTTTAGGTACTACAATTTACGATGTTTTAATTGACGGAGTAAATGGTTTAGATATTGGTACAGGAGTTACTAATTTTAATGCCACTGCAGATGTTGAATTTTATAGTGCTGGTGGCCAACTAGGGGCTTTAAATGATGATATACCAGATTTTTTAATCTCACAAATCGCTATGGCAGGTAGTACAGATATTTATTATTATACAGATTCTGAAAAGAATGTTGTCGGTAGACCTGTGAAATTGACCATATTAGATGAATCAGATACGCAAGGTGATGCGTTATTAACACAATGGAGATTAGATTTATATAATTTTACTAATGGTGTTAATTACGGTATAGCAACACCGCAATCGAGAGCTTTTTCTAATAATGAACAGCGTCCGTTACGAATGGTAGCCTTAAAGTTTGAAGATTTCCAAATTACAGATACTAATATTACAGATATAAATAATGTGAACATGGTAGCTGGTGGTACAGCCGATCTTGGTTTTCTTGCCTATAATAGAGGGTCTTTTGATATAAAAACCCCAGTATTTACGGAATATCCTACAGCTAGGTTTGTATGTCAATTACCAAGCGATTCTAGTATCTCATTTTCTGCTACTGCTACAGTTTCTGGTGGTGCCACTGGTGCACCTGAAGAAACGTTATCTTACCAATGGTTTAAGTATAACGATCCTATTCCTGGAGCGACTTCTAATACGTACACGCTTCCTAATACTGTAGATGACGAGAGTTTAGGGATTTATAAATTAAGAGTAAGTAATACCTATGGTGCGGTTGTAGTACCTGTAAGTCTTTCTTTAGGTGGAACTCCTGTGTATTGGAATGGATCAGATTGGGAATTGCCTCCAGTGTATCAAAATGCAGGTGTGGTCGTTGAACCACAAGATAGAGGTTTAGTATTTTCATCTAATTATAACGAAGCTGGAGATATAGAAGGGTGTGATTGTTTAGTGCCTTCTGGTAGTAATGTCACTATACCTTCAGGATCTACGCTTAAACTTTATGGTGAAGTTACTGTAGAATCTGGTGCTTCATTAACATTTGAAGATAGCGCGAGTTTAATTCAAACTAAAATAGTATCAAGTAATGAAAATGTTGGTTCAATTAAAGTAGAACGTAATGTTACAGATTTACATGATAATGATTATGTATTGTGGTCATCTCCTGTAGCTGGTTTTGATGTTTCTAATATCACATCTGAGTATACAACTGATGCTTTTAATTGGGGTGTAAATACGGCTAATTCTAATGGTGTTTCTGGTGATTGGGCTCTAATTACTGGAGCAATGAATTCAGGTTTAGGATATGCTGTTAATGTACCAACGGAACTTGTTGCAACAGGATTTACCACAACTTTTGTTGGAACCCCAAATAATGGAGATATTTCTGTAGATGTTTATAAATCAGCAGGAAACTTTCCAAACCTTGAAGCTAGACATAGAAACCTTATTGGTAACCCATATCCTTCTGCGATAAGTGCAGAGCAGTTATTAACTGACAATACCTTATTAGAAGGTAACGTAAAAATATGGTCACACAATTCAGCAATCCCAAATGCAGTAACACCTTTAGCGAGTTCTGCTTATCAAGCTTTAGATTACAACTATGGCGAGCAGTATGTAAGCTATAACTTTACAGGTGCTAATCCACCAGAAAGTACTAATGGATATATTGGTTCTGGACAAGGATTCTTTGTTCAAGTTGATGATAGTGCTTCAGAAGGTTCAGTAACGTTTACAAATGCGATGCGTTCTAACGATGATGATGTAGCGTATGATAATTCTCAATTTTACAGATCAGAAGAATCGACTAATAATGATTTAGAAAAGCATCTCGTTTGGTTAAGTTTAATTGATGCTACGGATGTTTCTGCTAGTACTTTAGTTGGTTACGTAGAAGGAGCAACGATGGCAAAAGATAGACTTTTTGATGCCTATTCTGATGACAACACAATGCGTATCTATTCTATAGTTGATAATGCAGAAATGGTTATTCAAGGTCGTTCGTTACCATTTGTAGATACTGATGTGGTACCGTTAGGAATTGAATTACCTGAAAGCGGTATATTTAAAATAGCTATTGGTGATTTAGCAGGAACGGTATTTGCAGGTGGTGCACAAGGTATTTATCTTGAAGATACGGTTCTAAATACAGAACATGACTTAATAGCGTCTCCTTATTCTTTTTCTGGAGTTGAAGGAAAAATTAATGATAGATTTAACTTACGTTATACAACTACTTTATCAGTTGATGACGTTGCAATGTCTAACACTTTTGCTTATGTAAAGGATGAAACATTAAATGTAAGATCTGGTTCAGGTATTAAAGACGTTAAAGTCTATGATATCAACGGAAGACAAGTAAGTTCTTATGCTTCTAATGGACAGAATAATACGTTGAGTGAAAGCTTCAGATTTTCTAAAGGAGTATATTTAGCAACGATTACTTTAGAAGGTAATGTTACTGTAACTAAGAAGATTATAAACTAAGGATTAATTCACTTAATCGTTAAACAATAAAGACCTCTATTAAACTAATAGAGGTCTTTTTTTATTTGAAATTTTTAAAAAGTAGAACGAATTAATAGCCTACTTTTTCTCTCACACGTTTTAAAACAGCGTCAGCAACAAGCTTAGCTTTTGCGGCACCTTTTGCTAAAGCGGTGTCAACCTCTTCAAGATTGCTCATATAATAATGGTAGCGTTCTCTTTCCTTTTCAAAGCGCTCTACTACCAATTCATATAAGGCTTGTTTCGCATGGCCATAACCGTAGTTGCCTCCTTCATAATTAGCTTTCATCGCTTCAATTTGAGGTTCAGAAGCTAATAAACTATAAATAGCAAAACAGTTACAGGTGGCCCAATCTTTTGGTTCTTCAAGCGGTGTGCTATCCGTTTCAATAGACATTATTTTTTTACGTAATTGTTTGTCTGGTAAAAAGATGTTGATGTAATTCCCTCTACTCTTACTCATTTTTTCACCGTCCGTACCAGGAATAAGCATGCCACTTTCTAGTATTTTTCCTTCAGGTAAAACAAAAGCGTCTCCCATCTTCGCATGAAAACGAGATGCGACATCACGAGTCATTTCAATATGTTGTAATTGATCTTTTCCCACCGGAATAATTTCAGCATCATACAACAAGATATCTGCAGCCATAAGCATTGGATATGTAAACAAACCTGCATTTACATCTTCTAAGCGATCAGCTTTATCTTTAAAACCATGCGCAAGCGTTAAACGTTGGTATGGGAAGAAACAGCTTAAATACCAAGATAATTCTGTAACTTGTGGAATATCACTTTGTCTATAAAACACTGTTTTTTCAATATCTAATCCAAAAGCAAGCCAAGTGGCAGCAACAGAATAGGTGTGGTTTCTTAATTCGTCTGCATCTTTAATTTGGGTTAGCGTGTGCAAATTTGCAATAAATAAAAATGATTCGTTTTTAGCATCATTTGCCATGTCTATTGCCGGTAAAATTGCACCTAAAATGTTACCTAAGTGTGGTGTTCCTGTACTTTGTACTCCTGTTAGTATTCTTGCCATAATAATGCCTGCGAAAGCAGGTATATCTTTAATTGCTCCTTAATATTAATAAATTTCAAATTAAATTTAGTAATTGAATTAAGGTAGGAATTTTTTTAAATTAAACTTAAATTGTAAAAAACAAAGGTAAATTTTTTAGTAGAACTATTAGAAGTCATTTAATTTAATTAACTAGTTTTGGTGCTATGGCATTTTTTAAATATCCATTCTGGCTTTTATATCGCATTTGGTTCTACATTTTAGTTGCCATTCCGATTATTATAATGTTTCCTTTGTTGATTGTTTCGATCTCTAGAGAGCAATGGTATCCTTACTTTTTTAGGTTGGCTCGTATTTGGTCTAAGTTTATTTTAATAGGTATGGGTTTCGCCTATAAAATTACAAGAGAAGAAACACCAGATCCTGATAAGAGTTACATGTTTGTAGCCAATCATACCTCTATGGCAGACATTATGCTAATGTTGGTCTCCGTTAAAAACCCATTTGTGTTTGTTGGAAAACAAGAATTAGCAAAAATTCCATTATTTGGATTCTTTTATAAGCGTACGTGTATATTAGTAGATAGATCAAGTGCTAAAAGTAGGCAAGCTGTATTTTTAAGAGCGCAACGTCGTTTAAAACAAGGAGTAAGTATTTGTATTTTTCCAGAAGGCGGAGTGCCCGATGAGCATATTTTATTAGACGAGTTTAAAGATGGAGCATTTCGATTAGCAATTAATCATCAAATACCTGTAGTTCCCATTACTTTCTATGATAATAAAAAACGATTTTCATATACTTTTTTTAGTGGAAGTCCGGGTAAAATGCGCGCTAAAATACATCGGTTTTTACCAACTATAGGTTTGGAGACTGCAGATACAAAAGCATTAAATGAAAAAGCGCGAACGTTAATTTGGGATGAATTAATGACGAGTCAAATCACAAAAAAAAAGCCACTCTAACTAATAAGAGTAGCTTTTAATCATACTTGCGTTTTCATAGCGTATGACATGCAATAAACTAACCTAAAACTTATAACTTAATCCTGTATATACTCCAATAAAGAATGGTTTAAAATCACCTGTTGTATTATTGAATGTATTTATTTGATATTTAAATGTTGGTTCAAGATTGATGTTCCATTGTCTTGAAAGACTATAATCCATTCCTAAACCAAAATTGGCACTAAAACTAGTATCATTAATGTTATTAGCTTCTCCAATTAATGCTGAACTTCCATTAAGATCTGCATAAATTTCGTTTTCACTTAGAAAGAACGTACTAAATCCGCCAATAACATTAATCCCAAATTTGGTATCTAATAATCGGTATTCTAATTCTATAGGAACTTCAATAAACCCAAAACGCTGATCTATATTACCGGCAGTTTTTGTGTTAAATAGTTCTGGTGTAGACGATACATTCATCATTTTAGCACTTATAAGTGATACTTGTTCTTCTGAGCTAAATGCAATATTATTAAATGAAGCATCTATACCTCTAGATGCAGTTTCGGGACCTACAAAAGCAAACACATCTGAGGTGGTTTGATTAAGGTTAACACGATTAACGCCAGCTCTAATTTTTAGTTTTTTAGAAATCGCATAACTACCAGCTATACCATAACTCATATTAACATCAGAGCTTTTAGAGTTTTCGTTAAATTGTTTGTCTAATGAAGACCCTTGACCTAAGGAGTTAAAATAAACAGGCGCAACATTTGGGGCAATGCTCCACCTGCTTTGTTCATCTTCTTTTTCTTCTTCATCTATAGTTTCGTTATTTTCTGCAATAGCATTTTCAATGGTCTGTTGTTCTGGAATTTCAATAATTGAATTTTCAGGTTCAGTATCATTTGTTTTGTTCGTATCAGAATTAGATGTTTCGGAGTCTAGTTGTTTAGACCTTGTGTTTTCTGCTAAAGTCGTTTGAGTGTCTTTAATGCTCTTTTTAATAGCAGATTTTTGTTCTGCTTCAGATGCCAGTTGTGTTTTGGTGCCTGTCTTTAAATTAGAGTGAGACGTTTTAGTTTGATTTGCAACTCTGATAGCTGTAGACTTATCAATAACTGTTGATGTATTATTTTGTCTCTGATGAGTTGTATTTATTTCGTCTTTATTAGTGTGGTTAGCAACAGTGTTTGATTTTTGTCTCGACGTAGTAGACGTTGTTAACTGAGTTGAAGAGTTTGATTTTTGAAACGTTTCATTTTCGGAATCGTTTAAATTTGATTTTTGTTCAGCATCTAAATTAGAATCAACAATTGTAGTCGCTTCATCTTTAACTGTCTTAAGATCATTCTGATTTTTATCGGTTAATGTATTGGCATTATCCTTTTCTAATTTGGTTTCTGAATCTTCAGTATTTACTATTGGAAATTCTTGAGCGTTATTCTCGTCCGAACTGAAAACAGTAACGCCAACAGTAAACAACAGAGCAATAGCAGCTGCTACACCTCCAATTTGCCACCAAAGTGCAATAACTCTACGCTTTTTCTTTTTATGAGGAAGACTTTCGTTTATACGATCCCAAATTGCATCATTAGGCGCAACTTCAAAATCTTTAAACTTTTCTTGAAAAAGTCTATCTATGTTTTTTTGATCACTCATTTTTTATAAACTCTGCGATTTTAAACTCGCGTTGTAGGTTTCTATCTTTTCTTTTAAAATCATTCTTGCTCGTGCTAGATTAGATTTTGAGGTGCCTGTTGAAATTTGAATCAATTCACTAATTTCAACATGAGAGTAGCCATCTAAAACATATAAATTAAATACCAATCTATATCTGTCTGGTAATTCTTGAATGATTTTTAATAAAAAATCAATGCTCACATTATCATCATTGATATCTACAGAAACATCTTCAATATTACCTTCGTTAACGATATCATATACGCCAACATCTTCTCTGTAGCGTTGCAATGAGGTGTTAATTGCAATACGTTTTAGCCAACCTTCAAAAGAACCTTTATTATTATACTGTTCTATTTTACTAAAAACAGTTATAAATGCATCATGCAGGTTATCTTCTGCTTCTGCATAATTTTTAGAGTACTTAAGACAAAGCGAAAATAATTTACTTGCATATTGCTTGTATAATTGGCCTTGAGCTTGTACATCTTGTTTAATACAATTTTCTATGAGCTTGTCTAAACTCACATTAGTTAAGGGATTAATTAATAATTAGTCTAATACTGTACTTCCAGGACTTGGTCTCTCGCTGAGAACAGGTACTTCTGCTAAATAATACTGATCTTCACCTTCTTCATCATGGCCTTGGTAAAACTTAAAAAGATACGTTTCTGTTCCTGTAACCATAAAATTTAAACTCACCGTAACTGATTCTTCATCTTCAATACATGATGAATTTGAATACACCGAGTTAATCACTGCAACCGTACGCTCATTTCCATTAATATCATACAAAAAATTGTAAAATTGGTAACAACTTGATGGACGATTATAAGTTATCATAATCTCATAACTTTCACCATGAACAAAGTGTTCTGGTATTTCAATACTTTCTATTGGCATTACTTCTGTACCAACATAGTTATTATCATCTTCAATGCTACATGATGTAAGCATTGAAACAAAAACAAAGACTAAAAGGGCATATCTTTTCATGTGTTTATATTTATATCTTTTATATGGATAAATGTTTGTTCCATAATTAAAAATAATCAATCTCACTATATAGATGAAGAAAACGTAAAAGGGTTGCGTCTAAAATCAAAAAATCCTGATTTTATTCAGGATTTTTTCTTTAATTTTCTATTTGGACTCTTTAATAAGTGTCCTAACCTTCTCTTCTAGTTCATCCATAAGATCTGGATTGTCTTTAATAATCATCTTAACGGCATCACGACCTTGACCCAATTTGGTGTCTCCGTAGCTAAACCAAGACCCACTCTTTTTAACGATTTCGTGTTCTACAGCTAAGTCTAAAACTTCACCTACTTTCGAAATACCTTCGCCATACATAATGTCAAATTCTGCCAGTCTAAACGGTGGAGCTACTTTGTTTTTTACCACTTTAACTCTGGTTTTATTACCCATTACGTTACTATCACTGTCTTTTATTTGGGTAGAACGTCTAATATCTAAACGTACAGAAGCGTAGAATTTTAAGGCATTACCACCAGTTGTAGTTTCAGGGTTACCGAACATTACACCAATTTTTTCACGTAATTGGTTGATGAAAATTACAGTACAATTTGTTTTACTAATTGATGCTGTTAATTTTCTAAGTGCTTGAGACATTAAACGTGCATGTAAGCCCATTTTAGAATCACCCATTTCACCTTCAATTTCACTTTTAGGTGTTAAGGCGGCAACTGAATCAATAACCACGATATCAATTGCACCAGATCTAATAAGGTTATCCGCAATCTCTAAAGCTTGCTCTCCGTTATCTGGTTGAGATATAATTAGATTATCTATATCTACTCCTAATTTTTCAGCATAGAAACGATCAAAAGCATGTTCTGCATCAATAAATGCAGCAATACCACCTGCTTTTTGAGCTTCTGCAATGGCATGAAGTGTTAAGGTTGTTTTACCAGAAGATTCTGGTCCATATATTTCGATAACACGTCCTCTTGGGTATCCACCAACGCCTAATGCAATATCCAATCCTAATGAGCCAGAAGGTATAGCTTCTACATCTACTACAGCCTGATCGCTCATTTTCATTACAGTTCCTTTTCCGTAAGCCTTATCTAACTTGTCTAAAGTTAATTTTAAAGCTTTTAATTTTGCGTCTTTTTCACTACTCATATGTTCTGTTTTCTAAGAATTCCTTATTAATTATAATTCAAAAATACCACTTATTTTAATTAATAACATTTCTCGTTTCAAATTACTACAAATGCAAGTAATGTTTTTTTAATTTTTAAAAATTAGATGGTCTTATTTCAGATTATAAGGTATAAAAAAACCAGAACAATGACATGTTCTGGCTTAATTTATTAAATCGATTGACTTATTTTAGAATAGACCAATATAAGAGGCCTCAGTAGTTCCTGTTTCTAGAGTAGCACCTACAGTATAACCAGTTGCACTTGTAGAACTAGGGTCAAAAATGTAAACATTGCCCGTACCTCCTAAAGATGCTAAAGCCATATATAATTTACCATCTATGACACTGGCCCATTGGTACTGACGTAACCATAAATCTAATGGAATATTCATTTTAACGGCTGTTTTGTTATACACATCAACACGAACAACATCCCAATTAGAACTTTCATTATCTCCTAAATCTGTATTTAATACAGGTACATAACCAATGCCGTTTCCAACGTAAAACCATCCTGTATTTGCTTCTGCATTATGACCTAAAATAGATTTTATATCAAACGTCCCATAAGCAGTATCGTATGCGCCATTGCTAACTTTCATTATGGTTGCATCACCACTTGTTATTAATTGGTAAGTATCTCCGTTCTCA encodes:
- the recA gene encoding recombinase RecA, whose amino-acid sequence is MSSEKDAKLKALKLTLDKLDKAYGKGTVMKMSDQAVVDVEAIPSGSLGLDIALGVGGYPRGRVIEIYGPESSGKTTLTLHAIAEAQKAGGIAAFIDAEHAFDRFYAEKLGVDIDNLIISQPDNGEQALEIADNLIRSGAIDIVVIDSVAALTPKSEIEGEMGDSKMGLHARLMSQALRKLTASISKTNCTVIFINQLREKIGVMFGNPETTTGGNALKFYASVRLDIRRSTQIKDSDSNVMGNKTRVKVVKNKVAPPFRLAEFDIMYGEGISKVGEVLDLAVEHEIVKKSGSWFSYGDTKLGQGRDAVKMIIKDNPDLMDELEEKVRTLIKESK